One segment of Anopheles stephensi strain Indian chromosome 3, UCI_ANSTEP_V1.0, whole genome shotgun sequence DNA contains the following:
- the LOC118511624 gene encoding odorant receptor Or1 — MKLNKLSPRWDAYDRRNSFWLQLVCLRHLGLWPPEDSDEATRKRYIAYGWFLRVVFLHLYALTQALYFKDVKDINDIANALFVLMTQVTLIYKLEKFNYNISRIQACLRKLNCTLYHPKQREEFGPVLRSMSGVFWLMIFLMFVAIFTIIMWLVSPAYDKERRLPVPAWFPVDYHRSNTAYGVLFLYQTIGIVMSATYNFSTDTMFSGLMLHVNGQIVRLGSMVKKIGHEVPTEQQLVKVAVPIDGEWIEMRKRIKHHSRVYGKTYAEVTECVLFHKDILSFSDEVQDIFQGSIFAQVCASVIIICMTLLQATGDDVTTADLLGCAFYLLVMTSQVLVFCYVGNEISYTTDKFTEFVGFSNYFRFDKLTSQAIIFFMQMTLKDVHIKVGSVLQVTLNLHTFLQIMKLSYSYLAVLQSMESE, encoded by the exons ATGAAACTGAACAAACTAAGCCCACGGTGGGATGCGTACGATCGGCGAAATTCGTTCTGGCTGCAGTTGGTATGTTTGCGGCATTTGGGCCTGTGGCCACCGGAAGATTCGGACGAAGCGACCCGGAAGCGGTACATTGCGTACGGTTGGTTTTTACGCGTTGTGTTTCTCCATCTGTACGCTCTGACGCAGGCATTGTACTTTAAGGATGTGAAAGATATTAAT GACATTGCCAATGCACTGTTTGTGCTGATGACACAAGTGACGCTGATCTACAAGTTGGAAAAGTTTAACTACAACATCTCTCGCATTCAGGCGTGCCTGCGCAAACTCAACTGTACACTGTACCATCCGAAACAGCGTGAAGAGTTTGG GCCTGTACTCCGCTCGATGAGTGGCGTGTTTTGGTTGATGATCTTTCTCATGTTTGTGGCCATCTTTACCATCATCATGTGGCTGGTATCGCCCGCGTACGATAAAGAACGCCGACTACCCGTTCCGGCCTGGTTCCCGGTGGATTATCACCGTTCGAACACCGCGTACGGGGTGCTGTTCCTGTATCAAACGATTGGAATTGTCATGAGTGCGACGTACAACTTCTCGACCGACACCATGTTTTCCGGCCTGATGCTGCACGTGAACGGACAAATAGTGCGGCTTGGTAGTATGGTAAAGAAG ATAGGACATGAAGTGCCAACCGAGCAGCAGCTTGTGAAGGTAGCGGTGCCGATTGATGGTGAGTGGATTGAGATGAGAAAGCGAATCAAACATCATTCGCGAGTGTATGGTAAAACGTATGCCGAAGTGACGGAGTGTGTACTGTTTCATAAGGACATTCTGAG CTTCAGTGATGAAGTGCAGGACATATTTCAAGGATCAATCTTTGCCCAGGTGTGCGCCTCGGTAATTATCATCTGCATGACACTGCTGCAGGCCACCGGCGACGATGTGACGACGGCCGATCTGCTTGGCTGTGCGTTCTACTTGCTAGTGATGACGTCCCAAGTGTTGGTGTTCTGCTATGTGGGGAATGAAATCTCCTACACG ACGGATAAATTTACGGAGTTTGTGGGATTCTCCAACTACTTTCGGTTCGATAAGCTTACCAGTCAAGCTATCATTTTCTTCATGCAAAT GACATTAAAGGATGTTCACATTAAGGTGGGAAGTGTTTTGCAAGTAACATTAAATCTTCACACATTTTTGCAG ATTATGAAGCTGTCTTACTCGTATTTGGCTGTACTGCAGAGCATGGAATCAGAGTAA
- the LOC118511626 gene encoding nucleosome assembly protein 1-like 4 — MADHVANEAVANSPSVPSPSNEPSGESEAALLHQIAVIEKRIKEIELEQSSTAKPIPPNIQAKLYALRKIQLEIVDKEVKFHLKAHTMEVEYQPEFNECHQRIARIVNGLDVPDLVESQSAPNDAADQSSGIPEFWLTVLKSSFLDHMIQEADEPALKQLQDIRVRLVNEPEPGFELQFQFGPNDYFTNEMLTKNYFLRCAPNPDAPAKFNGFEIYNCKGCTIDWKPDHNLLQSPGNSFFDFFYPEKLSSADYETEFNESILECDFQYGYHIKETIIPRAVFLFLKENTIVGEEGQYACCCDRCVYIDCLDDLVGRRSLNVEDEDQDADADADAEAQEDTT; from the coding sequence atggccGATCACGTAGCGAACGAAGCAGTGGCCAACTCCCCCTCGGTACCATCGCCCTCGAACGAACCGTCGGGTGAGTCCGAAGCAGCCCTACTGCACCAAATAGCTGTCATCGAAAAGCGCATCAAGGAAATCGAACTGGAGCAATCGTCCACTGCGAAACCGATTCCACCAAACATTCAGGCGAAACTGTACGCCCTGCGCAAGATTCAGCTGGAAATTGTCGACAAGGAGGTAAAGTTTCACCTGAAGGCACACACGATGGAGGTCGAATATCAGCCCGAGTTTAACGAATGTCACCAGAGAATTGCCCGTATCGTGAACGGGCTCGATGTGCCGGATCTGGTAGAATCACAGTCCGCCCCGAACGATGCGGCCGATCAATCGAGCGGAATACCGGAGTTTTGGTTGACCGTACTGAAATCCAGCTTTCTTGACCATATGATCCAGGAGGCGGATGAACCGGCCCTAAAACAGCTGCAGGACATACGTGTCCGGCTGGTGAATGAACCGGAGCCCGGCTTTGAGCTACAGTTTCAGTTTGGTCCTAACGATTACTTCACGAACGAGATGCTGACCAAGAACTACTTCCTGCGCTGTGCACCGAACCCGGATGCACCGGCCAAGTTTAACGGGTTCGAAATCTACAACTGCAAGGGCTGTACGATTGACTGGAAGCCGGATCACAACCTGCTGCAGTCGCCGGGGAATTCATTCTTCGATTTCTTCTACCCGGAAAAGTTAAGCAGTGCCGATTACGAGACGGAGTTTAACGAATCGATATTGGAGTGTGACTTCCAGTACGGGTACCACATCAAGGAGACGATCATACCGCGTGCGGTGTTTCTGTTTCTGAAGGAAAACACCATCGTTGGGGAAGAGGGACAATATGCGTGCTGCTGTGATCGGTGCGTTTACATTGACTGTCTCGATGATTTAGTGGGCCGTCGGTCCCTTAACGTGGAAGATGAAGATCAAGACGcggatgctgatgctgatgctgaggCGCAGGAAGATACAACCTAA